A segment of the Panicum hallii strain FIL2 chromosome 1, PHallii_v3.1, whole genome shotgun sequence genome:
CACGGGTGCCTCGGCCGGCACCGGTAGTTCCACAGGCCCAGCAGGAACTTGTATACGAAGAAGGTGGGCAGGATGAGGTTGGGGCAGCACACGAGCATGGCGTAGATGATGTGCAccgcgacggtggtcgccgggtTCTTCCAGTGGCAGACGTCGACGAACCACCGGAGCGCCGCGAACAGGGGCGCCAGCGCCGCCATGAGGCGGAAGAAGTGGGCCTTGCTGCGCCGCATGCTCCACCGGTGCGAGTGCGCCTCGCAGAGGTGCTCGACGCACTCCCGGAGCAGCGGCGGGTCCATCCGGCCCAGCCGGTGCGCGATGAGCGCGACCGCCTCGCGCCGCAGCGTCTCCTGGTGCACGATGGACAGCGGGTGGTGGTAGTGCATCGGCGGCAGGTGCGGCTGCGCGTACGTCCGGAGCAGGCCCAGCGTCGACGTGTTCGAGAACCGCACGGCGAGCTGGAGCTCGCCCATCTTCTTGATGCCGCCGCCGTGGAGGGAGATGAGAGGGTACGCGTGCGTGTAGATGCGCCCGGTCTCGAGCGTGGAGAGCCGGATGCGCACCTTGCCGAGGAGGACGTCCCTGACGGGGTCGCCGGTCACGAGGCCGCCCTTGTCGCCGATCTGGCAGTTGTGGAAGACGGCGACGGTGAGCACGGTGCAGTGGTCGTGCACGTCCCAGTAGCACTGCTGGTGGAACCGCGGCGCGAGGCTGTCGATGACGGTCTGCGTGCGGAACCACTTCACGCCGTACTTGGCGACGCAGTAGGCGTCGCACGAGCCGCGGCCGTCGCGCGTGCGCATGGCGCTCAGGCCGAACGCGTTGTGGATGCCGAGCTCGATGAGGCCGATGGGCGGCCGGTTGTGCCACagctccctcgccgccggccggacGTCGCTCAGGTAGTGGACCGGCTCTGACAGGACTCTGTATCCGCCTTCGAGGCAGAGCCGGACGCATATCTTGGCAGAGAACTTTTCGATCTTAGCGGCGCCTTCTGGCCGCACCAAATTGAACCTGTCGATTCGAAATAGAGTTCTTCTTAACAAATCTCCTTATAATTGTTTGAGCCATTTCATAATTTGCCAAGTGTTTGAGTTGAAATTCCGAGGTTAAATGCACGTACCATCTTGGGCGAATTGGACGAGCGTCCCACCGCCGTTCGAATTCCTTGAACGGAATGTGGACGTGGCCGATGACCTCCTCCTTGTCGACCTTGACGCGGTCCTCGACGGAAAGGATGAGGTGGTCCTCGAACGGCTCGGCGGCGACGAACAGGTGGTCCTCGTTCCAGCCGTACGACGGCAGGCGGGAGACGCACGTCTTGGTCCTGTGCACCTGCCCGGCTATCCTGGTGCGCACGAACACCTCGCCGACGCGTGCCTTGtccgcgaacgcgacgtcgcgggcCTCGATGACGTTGACGCGCACGTACCACAGGCGCGGCACGGTGTACTGCTTGCAGCGGATGTGCGCGGCGAGCTTGGCGTCCACGGCGATCGCGGCATCCGCGTGCACGGCCAGCGGGAAGCACTCGTCGGCCTGCGTGCCGAACCACACGGCCAGCATCACCTCCCCTCCGCGCTCGCCCTTCCCGTCGAAGACGTGGTACCACTGCGGCGCCAGCGCGCTATCGGGGGGCACGCGCACGGGGGCGTCGCCCAGGTCGAAGCGCCGGTGCCCGACGTAGTCGTCCTTGGCGAAGCCCCTGCCCCGGACCACCACGTCCAGGAACGACGCCTGGATCCGCTCCCGCGAGAAGGCGAACACGTCGTTCCACTCGGGGTTCGCCGTCTTCTCGATGTGCCGCGTCGCGCAGGAGTGGCCCCCGAGCTTCACCTCGGCGAACGGGTCGaggtcgccgccgccccacctgAGGTCCCGCGCCTTGACGACGCGCACGTACAGGTACTCCATTCGCTCGACGAGGTCGTacccgccggcccggccgccgGCGAGACGGGGCCTCGTCTCCTTGATCCCGAACTCatcctgcggcggcggcagagggccGAGCGGGCCGAACCTCGGCAGGACGCCGGCCATCCCCCGCGGCGAACGCTAGCTAGCTCGGGTTGGCAGAGCGACACTTATCTCAGTACGTGAGGAAGCTGCATGCTCTTATGTGCGTCCCGCACTTCTGCGGTCTGGCCACCAAACGGGGGGTCGTGACGTCGAGCGTGCTGGCCGCATACGCATGGATTTTTTTGAGGGGTTTGGTGATCGACACGGTTGTTGTGTTTGCTGAGGGACGTTGGTGATCTGCCGGGGTTAGTTCGAGTAACGTTCTGTCGTATGTGTAAAGAGGCCTGTCGTGCTCTTGACTTCAGCAGCGTAGAGCTCCCGCCTCACTGCCTCAGGGGGGTGTGAGTGGGAAGATCAACTAAGATGAACAACCACATGTTGGCCAGCGTTTGGTCGTTTGGGACGTCTAAACCTCCATCAGTTAAGCAGTGCAGCTGCTTATATTACTGCCATTTATCTCTCCCTAACCAAAGCTAATTAAATGTCTCTGCGATTAATTGAGTTGAGTGCTTTTATAGGAAATTACAGAAAAATTCACAGATTTATTCATGGCTAGATCTCgtgaatgaatgctttattacAATAGCAATGTGAATGATAAGCATCTTGTCAAGCAATTTTGTTTTGTACGCTCTCTATTGAGGATTACTTAGTGTTTCTGAACAAAGCCTTTTGCTTATTCTTTTGGCTGCTGCTTATTTGGAATTTCTTGTGTTTCATGTTAGCAAAAACAAAGATACTAGAGGGATCTGAATATCTGAAAATTTCTCCTAGTTCTTGTTAACTAGACATGCATGGCTAACTGGAAAAGGTTGCTTAATCTTGACATTATCGCATATCATTAACATTATCTGAAGTCCTAACTCAGACTTTTAAACCGATTTGGACCCATATGCTAGTAATAGAAAAAAAATCTACAgagctactccctccgtcctaaaGAAAAGTCATCCTAGGAATATTAGGACAACTtaacaaaatggtaaaatgaccATATTTGCTTCTATTTATTACCTATATTTGGCACTAATTGATTCTTGCATGCACATGCACTTTCTAAATAGGGTAAGATGACTTGCTTTTTGGATAAATTTTGAATTCTATAATGACATTTTTTGGGACGGGGGAGAAGGTAAATTCAGAGCATAGAAACTCTTCCATGTAGAAATGTTTTTAATGAATTATATATATGAAGtattatttattatattttagCAAGGAAAACAATATTCCCAGCCAGTGTTGTAGTGCGTGGAGGAACGCACCTTAGATCTATCATAGTAAAATTATTTTTTCTGAAAAAATTGTCAACAAAATAATAATTGTCAGCTTGCAATATTGATTATCAAAcaatttttcttattttacaTTGTTACCCAAGGACTGAATCTACACGACCCATACATGCACTGCAGTCTGCTAAAAACTGCCGCGCTAGCCATGTCTGCCGTGCTGTGAGCCTGTGACCTCCGACCAAgcagactaggctgatgagtgATGATCGAAACTACAAGCGACTTCCGCGCTGCTAATTACGCAACGACTTCCAGTTGCAGGCTTGCAGCCCAAGGAAcggcctgccgccgccggcggtgtCCTCGTCAGATGCCACCGCGCTGGTGGC
Coding sequences within it:
- the LOC112878859 gene encoding FT-interacting protein 1-like, yielding MAGVLPRFGPLGPLPPPQDEFGIKETRPRLAGGRAGGYDLVERMEYLYVRVVKARDLRWGGGDLDPFAEVKLGGHSCATRHIEKTANPEWNDVFAFSRERIQASFLDVVVRGRGFAKDDYVGHRRFDLGDAPVRVPPDSALAPQWYHVFDGKGERGGEVMLAVWFGTQADECFPLAVHADAAIAVDAKLAAHIRCKQYTVPRLWYVRVNVIEARDVAFADKARVGEVFVRTRIAGQVHRTKTCVSRLPSYGWNEDHLFVAAEPFEDHLILSVEDRVKVDKEEVIGHVHIPFKEFERRWDARPIRPRWFNLVRPEGAAKIEKFSAKICVRLCLEGGYRVLSEPVHYLSDVRPAARELWHNRPPIGLIELGIHNAFGLSAMRTRDGRGSCDAYCVAKYGVKWFRTQTVIDSLAPRFHQQCYWDVHDHCTVLTVAVFHNCQIGDKGGLVTGDPVRDVLLGKVRIRLSTLETGRIYTHAYPLISLHGGGIKKMGELQLAVRFSNTSTLGLLRTYAQPHLPPMHYHHPLSIVHQETLRREAVALIAHRLGRMDPPLLRECVEHLCEAHSHRWSMRRSKAHFFRLMAALAPLFAALRWFVDVCHWKNPATTVAVHIIYAMLVCCPNLILPTFFVYKFLLGLWNYRCRPRHPWHVDTKVSHAELAHPDELDEEFDEFPTARPHEVVRMRYDRLRSLGARIQEMVGDVAAHAERARCAMAWRDPRATAMYLLACLFLAVTTFLAPFQAVALLTGFYVMRHPALRQRLPDVPTNFFRRLPCKVDCLL